Proteins encoded in a region of the Suncus etruscus isolate mSunEtr1 chromosome 1, mSunEtr1.pri.cur, whole genome shotgun sequence genome:
- the ACBD4 gene encoding LOW QUALITY PROTEIN: acyl-CoA-binding domain-containing protein 4 (The sequence of the model RefSeq protein was modified relative to this genomic sequence to represent the inferred CDS: deleted 4 bases in 3 codons) has protein sequence MVTENEHTEPDCQRQFQAAVSVIQNLPKNGSYRPSYEEMLRFYSYYKQATMGPCRVPRPGFWDPIGRYKWDAWNSLGLMTRDEAMPAYISEMKLVAQKVIDTVPLGEMAEDMFGTFEPLYRVIPDMPRPPESFLRRVAGQVPGEGPHPHCPPKGPPPSSSEASTPKDLDAEDFCDSVEQLEPELVQAEKRECPGGEPSTRSNPSTMPTDKEGLERGLQRPQELDTWLVRTVRALQDNMRDIQGRLQSLENLPCPPKQKPSARPWPLQISGPTLLFFLLWPFIVQWFLRQLRTHKR, from the exons ATGGTCACGGAGAACGAACACACCGAGCCCGACTGTCAGCGGCAGTTCCAGGCTGCCGTCAGCGTCATTCAAAACCTGCCTAAAAATG GCTCTTATCGCCCCTCCTATGAAGAAATGCTGCGGTTCTACAGCTACTACAAGCAGGCGACCATGGGGCCCTGCAGAGTCCCCCGGCCCGGCTTCTGGGACCCCATTGGGAGA TACAAATG GGACGCCTGGAACAGCCTGGGCCTGATGACCAGGGAT GAGGCCATGCCCGCCTACATCAGCGAGATGAAGCTGGTGGCACAAAAG GTGATTGACACGGTACCCCTGGGCGAGATGGCAGAAGACATGTTCGGG ACATTTGAGCCCCTGTACCGAGTGATCCCCGACATGCCAAGGCCCCCAGAGTCCTTCCTGAGGAGGGTTGCAGGTCAGGTTCCAGGTGAAGGGCCCCA CCCTCACTGCCCTCCCAAGGGA CCGCCACCCTCCTCTTCAGAGGCCTCCACACCCAAGGACCTGGATGCCGAGGATTTCTGTGATTCTGTGGAGCAGTTGGAGCCTGAGCTG GTTCAGGCCGAAAAGAGGGAGTGCCCTGGAGGAGAGCCCAGCACCAGATCCAACCCCAGTACCATGCCCACAGACAAAG aagggctggagagaggccTGCAGAGGCCCCAGGAACTGGATACATGGCTGGTGCGGACAGTTCGAGCCTTGCAGGACAACATGAGAGATATCCAGGGCAGGCTGCAGAGCCTGGAGAACCTGCCCTGTCCCCCCAAGCAG AAGCCCAGCGCTCGGCCCTGGCCGCTCCAAATCTCCGGGCCCACGCTGCTCTTCTTCCTCCTGTGGCCCTTCATCGTCCAGTGGTTCTTGCGACAGCTCCGGACACACAAGAGATGA
- the HEXIM1 gene encoding protein HEXIM1, with amino-acid sequence MAEPLPPEHPPRASNHCTGGERSPEAAERDGRWPSREAASPRPDGAPGAPLPPCPEMRCLELGERDRRNGEARGEPGPGAPGEARGEPEPEPGAPGVRRQPGKKKHRRRPSKKKRLWKPYYKLTWEEKQQFDEKQSLRASRLRAEMFAKGQPVAPYNTTQFLMDDHDQEEPDLKTGLCPRARARGRGDAKSDDTSDDDFADDAADDEGDEDGGGSDGMGGDGGEFLRRDFSETYERYHAESLQNMSKQELIKEYLELEKCLSRLEDDNNRLRLEGRRQAGEDARLRELEQELERLRAENLQLQAENQRLHRGPRPKAAD; translated from the coding sequence ATGGCCGAGCCGCTCCCGCCCGAGCACCCGCCCCGGGCGAGCAACCACTGCACCGGCGGGGAGCGGAGCCCCGAGGCGGCCGAGAGGGACGGCCGGTGGCCCTCGAGGGAGGCGGCGTCCCCCCGGCCCGACGGAGCGCCGGGCGCCCCGCTGCCGCCGTGCCCCGAGATGCGCTGCCTGGAGCTGGGCGAGCGGGACCGCCGCAACGGGGAGGCGCGGGGCGAGCCGGGGCCGGGGGCGCCCGGGGAGGCGCGCGgcgagccggagccggagccgggggCGCCCGGGGTGCGGCGGCAGCCCGGCAAGAAGAAGCACCGGCGGCGGCCGTCCAAGAAGAAGCGGCTGTGGAAGCCCTACTACAAGCTGACGTGGGAGGAGAAGCAGCAGTTCGACGAGAAGCAGAGCCTGCGCGCCTCGCGCCTCCGCGCCGAGATGTTCGCCAAGGGGCAGCCCGTGGCGCCCTACAACACCACGCAGTTCCTCATGGACGACCACGACCAGGAGGAGCCCGACCTCAAGACGGGCCTGTGCCCGCGCGCGCGCGCCCGCGGCCGCGGCGACGCCAAGTCGGACGACACGAGCGACGACGACTTCGCCGACGACGCGGCCGACGACGAGGGCGACGAGGACGGCGGCGGCAGCGACGGCATGGGCGGCGACGGCGGCGAGTTCCTGCGGCGCGACTTCTCCGAGACGTACGAGCGCTACCACGCCGAGAGCCTGCAGAACATGAGCAAGCAGGAGCTCATCAAGGAGTACCTGGAGCTCGAGAAGTGCCTGTCCCGCCTGGAGGACGACAACAACCGGCTGCGGCTCGAGGGCCGGCGGCAGGCCGGCGAGGACGCGCGCCTGCGGGAGCTGGAGCAGGAGCTGGAGCGGCTGCGCGCCGAGAACCTGCAGCTGCAGGCCGAGAACCAGCGGCTGCACCGCGGCCCCAGGCCCAAGGCGGCCGACTAG